The DNA segment GAGTAAGTCCCTATATTACAGGCTCATCATAATCTTAGTGTGCCCATGGTTCActcaggaggaaaaaagaagagatatatcTACTCAAGTcataatttttcaatatttactaaaatgTTTTCCCAATCAAGTACCTACCCTGTGGCAGATACTGGCATGGgaactactgctgctaagtcgcttcagtcgtgtccgactctgtgcaaccccatagatggcagcccaccaggctcccccatccctgggattctccaggcaagaatactggagtgggttgccatttccttctccagtgcatgaaagtaaaaagtgaaagtgaagttgctcactggTAtccgactcttaccgaccccatggactgcagcccaccaggttcctccatccatgggattttccaggcaagagtactggagtggggtgccatcgccttctccaggcaTGGGAACTAGGTCAGTGTTAGAAAGATGAGCAGGGGGTTTCCATCCTCCAGCCTTGCCATTCTCTGTAGCAGATACATTATAAATTCTGCTGTCCCTAATCCTGAACCCTGTGTTTTTTAGAGAAACCTGTGTAGGACAGGGAGGTGGATGTGTTGTAGCTATCACTGCTTTTCACTGATATAAGTAACATTATAGATCTGCAGAATAGAGAAAGAATATATCCATAATCCCATCATCCTAAGGCATCTACTCATACATTTTTACATAATTTACTCTAGACTTTTGATAATTTTTTGATTATCTAGGTATACATAATTCTGCATTCCTTTTTTACAGAGCTATGTTTTATAACCATCATTTTTAATAATTCTAGAATAATTCAAAGAGAGAATATCACTATTTACTAATTTCAACACTGGACAGCTATTAAATAGTAGAGCTGGGCAGGGCTGTGAATCCACATGTGCTGCCCTCCAAAGATCTGAAATCACACAACACAGCTCCCTTCTCCAACCCCATCTTTTACCACTCTCTACTTTCTACACAGCTGATATTCTTTGAGTTTTTCAAACATACTACACTCCCTTGTTAGGAAGTATTAGGAATGGAAATCAGATGGAATGACAGAAAAATGACAGCACTTAGGAACCGAGGGAAAATTTATGgctaaaaatattctttagtCACAGCTGGTTTAACGATTTCATGTAAATTGTATCAATAACCTGAAGATAGATAGCTATGCGCTCTTTTGGGTCCTCTCTCTTCTGAGTGTTAGCCCCCCTTGACCACCCCTGCCCCTTCCAACTGGACTTACCAAGTAAAACACAAAGCTCAGATAAGCTATGCTGACCACTGCAGCCACCACGTACAATACCATATGCCCTACATCCTGGACATAAACCACCACAAAGTACATGTTGATGGAACAGATGATAAGGACCACAATACCGCCCACGATCCTCAAGCCTCTGTGAAAAGAATCAGCACAATTATTGGTAGAATAGTCCACCCTGTCCGCAGATGGAAAAAGACACTGTATCTCCTTAGGCAGGAGTAAGCagcatttcaaaataaacttaaaagtagATCTTATGTCCCAGATTAGGTTAAAAGGGTTAAAGTTATGCAATGTTAGGGAGAAAGAaaggcttccctcgtggttcagtcagctaagaatctgcctgcagtgcaggagacctgggctcgatccccgggtcacgaagatcccatggagaagggaatggctacccactccagtattcttgcctggagaagaacACCATGGTCACAAATTacaatgggtcacaaagaatcagacacgactaagtggcatgcgcgcacacacacacacacacacgcacagagagaaagaggaaaaataacacTATCAAATAATCCCTATTATTTAATTCCCTAAAAATGGAACAAGCCCTAAAACTGCAAAAAGTCTTGAGTCCCTAGAGATGAAACAAGTCATTTCAAATATGCATGTCCTTTAAAGATATATAGAAAAGGTATTAGAACAAAAAATGTGCTTTCCCTCCTTTGTTACATACACAATCtctatcttcatttttcttttaaattgaagtagagtcgatatacaatgttgtgcttatttgtttttaatttttggccattcTCTGTGGTATGTGAGACCTTAGtttcagggaagtccccaatagTCTCTATTTTCTAAGTCATAGATTGAAGGGGCAGCTCTAGCAATCACTTCTTAAAGCATATAGCTCCCCTATAACTGATTTTCTGACTGGCCTGTTTGATGAAGATACCCTTCCCCCACACATCTTTGGGAACTAAAAGAAACACTCACAGTCCATTGGCAAATTCGCTCATGACCGGTCGCAAGCTCGTATATGTTAGAATGGGTATGAGAGCAAAGGGAAGctggaaaagagaaaactaagatcagacAAGGCTATGGAGGGTTCTTGTAAAACCCCAGAGAGCAGCACTCTTAGCAAAACAGAACCACAGACCCTGCCTCACCTACTTTGTGAGAAATTATTCCTGTCATCACAACATGCTGGAGGGTTATGTGGAAATCTGTAACATGAACCTAGCATCAATTATGCTCATAGTGTCTTAATAAATTTGTATCTGCCAAATTTTCTTAACCTCCATAAAACCAAGGAGTGTCTTATACATTATTTAATGTTTGCTTGGATTAACAAACAATAACATTGTGTTCTTTGTGTAATTACCGCTTATAATTCCCATTCAACAggcttagaaaaaaaaacaagtcattTCTAAAAGCCTTTGAGATGCCAGAGATTCATATGTTTTCACTGTAGACCAAGAATGTGTCTCTTTCTTGCTCTGAATTTTCCCCACACCCACACTAGGCTTGGTACCTAAGGGCAATACAGAATGCCTCCTGACTCAACGGGATGTGAGTTTCCCCAGCTCCCTCCTCACCTGTAAGCTCTGAAGAACATTCAGGATGTCATTCAACCCTGTTAGATGCTCCACGTCTTGGAAGACGGCCACAAGCAGAGCGGGGATGATGGCAATAGAGCGGGTCAGACTCACTCGGGCAAAGCGTGACCACTTTAGGTTCAGGAATCcctggaagaaaacacagaaacaggATGAATGTctggaagaggaaacagaaaaaggtCTGGGGAGGTTCGGGAAGACCTTAGAGGCATGGGATTAAGAAAGGACAAAAGGGCAACGTCCTCTTCCTCTCGTCTATCCCAGTCACAGCAGCACGTACCTCCATGACAAACTGGCCGGAATAGGTTCCTGTCATGGTGGAGCTCTGCCCCGCAGCCAGGATCCCCACTGCCCAGATGTAGAGAGCCGCAGGCCCGAAGTAACACCCCAGCACAACACCCTGGACAGGCAAGGGAGAGAGATCACCTGAGACAACACCCCACAGTGCTCCTCTGCGTCACCTCTCCCCATTCCTGGCTACGCACCCACCTCTACCGAGCGCTGTGCTGGCACTGTCCCAGAAGCGAGACTCGGGTCCTGACCTCCTTCTAGAGGCTTTCAACCTCAAGTCTGCTGGATGGGCCCCCATTCCTCCTCAGCCtagtcccttctcttctctaggcTCCTAAAGCCTTTATCCTCAACTTATAtgttaactattaaaaaaaagtctacaatacATTTCCCAAATTATATTCCTTAATACAGTATTCTAGAAGACGGTAATAGAAATGGAGATAAAGTGCAAATGAATTCTGGAGATGCTGCATACTATTTATTCTACTCTTGGAGGTTCACAATGTACCTGGCATAAAAGGGACAGAGAGGTCCCAATAAAGACCACtttcctgggactttcctggtagtccagtggttaagacttcatgctcggaatgcaggggacatgggatgatccctggtcagggaactagatcccacatgccacacagcatggcctaAATATATAAAGTCTCCAGCCACAAGGATGAGGGGTTGGGGAGgagaacaaatatataaaaaaaaaaaagaccactttACTAAGAACACTTGCTTTGATGCCAATTAACACCTATAGCACAACATGCTATCAACACAAGTTTAAGAATCACGGATACAATTCATATTTTCAGCTGATCTTATATTTCCTTCCATAATCCAAAAGGCTTGTCTGGCATGGGACCTCTGAATAACAATGCTCAACAATCCAGAGAAGACACGCTGAGCTCTGAAGTGAACCCTCAGAAAAGACCAGATACTATGTTAAGAATCTTGATTCAGGGGCAAAGATCAGAAATCTGAACAGGTTTACCCCTTTGTAGATGTCCACAGCCAGTGTTGAGTTATCGTCTGGGAAAAGGTGAGTGTGGGGACTGCTGCTGTTTTTACAGACTGCAACCTGGAACCAGAGAAGTTTAGGAACGACTTTTAATTTTGAGGTCAGGACTCAGATTAAGAAGACCTCTCCTACAGCTCACACACAGGTCATCTAAGAGACAGATGCTAAAGGCAAGAAACTGGACATGGATTCTGATGAGAGCAGAGACTGGCCACAAATATGAGAGGACACCCAGAATAGGAGCCCTTAGTCAAAGCAGAGACGGAAGTCAGAGGTCCTATGATGGGAAACAAAGGAGTCATCAAAACCAGACTGGCAATCAGGAGTCACGAGGACAGAGAATTCAAAGTGACAAAACAGCCTGCCTAGCCACAGattctgttttctgtgtgttgattccTCCCAATCTGTCATCACCAGTAGGACTGGCAGGCAGCCGGTAGTCGGTAAACAGGAAGGGAAAGGGGATGAGAAAGAGCAAACAGACGCGAAGCCACTAACAACAGCAAGAGGCAACCTTTGTCCGAGGAGAACTCCCTTCCCAGTCAAAAGCTGGGAAGGATGGGCTGAGCTGCACCACAGCCCCAGAGTGTAAACCACAACTGGAGCAGTGACTTAGGGGCAGCACTGAGATCCATTTCCCCTGCGCTCTAAGTCACTGTCGCGTTTTCCTGCCCCAGTCAGCTTTTCTCTTTACCCTCACATTCACTACTACCCATGTCCCTGGCTTACTTACCACCTGCTCGTTGGTTTTCTCAAAAAATGCTTCGGCAAACACTGAGATGACACAGGTGTTGATGATAAAGGAAACAAAGAGAGCAATGCAGCAGTCAATGAAGAAGTACTTATTGGCTTCTCGAACTTCCTGCCTTTTGGCTCGGTCTATATGTCTGGACTAGAGAGGTAACAGCAAAAGTcagtttttttaaactgttggAACAAGTTAATTGCAATATTTCATGAGTATGGAGTCCACTGAAAGTCCTCAATGGCAAACAACTGATCACATGAAATGTGTGAGATTCCACTTACATCCCAGTTCACTGAGTGAGAAGTCATGACCCTGTGATGGTATCACACATCCCCAAACTGGAAAAAGTGACCAAGTGACTTCTGAGCCCTCAGTTACTGTGGCTGGAAGAACTGCTGACCTATAAAAACAACCTGATTTCAGACCTAAGCAGGAGACAACCTTAATGACAAAAGTCTCTGAAATCTCCCAGCTAATAATTGTGTTGGACTGACTGTAAAAGCCAGGTTGGGCTTTTTTCCCCTGACCACTAGGGGGCCATTCAGGCTTCTGAGATTTAAAGTTGGGAAACATGGTACATCTTCAGTATTTTTAGGAGGGACTTTAGGCTCTTCTCTATGGGGTCTGTTATCTCTGGTCACCTTTGTGATAAAAACAGAGTCCAACTGTGTGGAGGCCAACTGTGGAAAAACACGTGCTCCTTCAGGGCTCTAACAGTTGTAAACTAAGTGTGTGTCCCTTGCAATTAAAGGAAAAGGTCCCATGAACTACACAGGCCACTGAGATAAGAAAGGTTTTGCTCACCTTGACTAAGGCAGAATGCAGGTATATGTTGTGTGGCATGATAATGGCGCCCACAATGGCCACAGCCTGCATGATCTGTGGGGTATGACAGTCTGAACAGGATGGCAGGAACATGCCTCTGAGGATTTGGGTCTGGCTGGGATTCACTGTAACATACTACACACAAACAGAACAGCTATTAGCCTTTATTGGAACATGAGACTAGGGAGTAACACAGTACTAGAGACACTGCATCCTTTTTAAACCCCTTCATCAACAAATACACAGGAAATGAGGAACACAGAATCATCCAAAAAAAACCAAGCAGCACAGTTCAGAGAATTTAGGACTGGAGTGTCCAGACATTtcatattgtattttatatatacaaaatagatgtgTAGAGAATGCAATTAATATTCTAAAGCAATAAAACAGCTGCTAAGTGCCTTATTGATATTAGTGCCACAATAACTCCTGTCAGACACACACCTTAGAATACAGTCAAGTCTTGATTACCCACACTAACCATGCTTCTGTGCTCACCATGTATATTAAAATCACTTATGCTTGCCTCTAGCATCTGCTGAGACTCACTCAGAAACACTTCTCATATACACTTTTTTCCTGGTTCAGCATTTCCCTTGGAAGCCTTAGACCAAGGTATATCATCTACTTAGAGCAGATGTATTGTT comes from the Bubalus kerabau isolate K-KA32 ecotype Philippines breed swamp buffalo chromosome 1, PCC_UOA_SB_1v2, whole genome shotgun sequence genome and includes:
- the LOC129653874 gene encoding natural resistance-associated macrophage protein 2-like isoform X5, encoding MNSDTQVSSIVLGPASSVQISVPDEDAFGDHGDSASLGAINPAYSNSSIPQSSRGLSEEQFTTYLDENHAVLEEKHSCFSFRKLWVFTGPGLLMSVVDPGNIECDLQSGALAGFKVPRILLWLMVELAIIGVDMQEVIGSAIAINLLSAGRIPLWGGVLITIADTFAFLFLDNYGLRKLETFFGFMFTVMALTFGYEYVTVNPSQTQILRGMFLPSCSDCHTPQIMQAVAIVGAIIMPHNIYLHSALVKSRHIDRAKRQEVREANKYFFIDCCIALFVSFIINTCVISVFAEAFFEKTNEQVVAVCKNSSSPHTHLFPDDNSTLAVDIYKGGVVLGCYFGPAALYIWAVGILAAGQSSTMTGTYSGQFVMEGFLNLKWSRFARVSLTRSIAIIPALLVAVFQDVEHLTGLNDILNVLQSLQLPFALIPILTYTSLRPVMSEFANGLGLRIVGGIVVLIICSINMYFVVVYVQDVGHMVLYVVAAVVSIAYLSFVFYLGWQCFIALGMSFLDSGHTR
- the LOC129653874 gene encoding natural resistance-associated macrophage protein 2-like isoform X2 translates to MNSDTQVSSIVLGPASSVQISVPDEDAFGDHGDSASLGAINPAYSNSSIPQSSRGLSEEQFTTYLDENHAVLEEKHSCFSFRKLWVFTGPGLLMSVVDPGNIECDLQSGALAGFKLLWVLLLATIVGVLLQTLAARLGVVTGLHLAEVCYRQYPRVPRILLWLMVELAIIGVDMQEVIGSAIAINLLSAGRIPLWGGVLITIADTFAFLFLDNYGLRKLETFFGFMFTVMALTFGYEYVTVNPSQTQILRGMFLPSCSDCHTPQIMQAVAIVGAIIMPHNIYLHSALVKSRHIDRAKRQEVREANKYFFIDCCIALFVSFIINTCVISVFAEAFFEKTNEQVVAVCKNSSSPHTHLFPDDNSTLAVDIYKGGVVLGCYFGPAALYIWAVGILAAGQSSTMTGTYSGQFVMEGFLNLKWSRFARVSLTRSIAIIPALLVAVFQDVEHLTGLNDILNVLQSLQLPFALIPILTYTSLRPVMSEFANGLGLRIVGGIVVLIICSINMYFVVVYVQDVGHMVLYVVAAVVSIAYLSFVFYLGWQCFIALGMSFLDSGHTRTIWD
- the LOC129653874 gene encoding natural resistance-associated macrophage protein 2-like isoform X3 translates to MNSDTQVSSIVLGPASSVQISVPDEDAFGDHGDSASLGAINPAYSNSSIPQSSRGLSEEQFTTYLDENHAVLEEKHSCFSFRKLWVFTGPGLLMSVVDPGNIECDLQSGALAGFKLLWVLLLATIVGVLLQTLAARLGVVTGLHLAEVCYRQYPRVPRILLWLMVELAIIGVDMQEVIGSAIAINLLSAGRIPLWGGVLITIADTFAFLFLDNYGLRKLETFFGFMFTVMALTFGYEYVTVNPSQTQILRGMFLPSCSDCHTPQIMQAVAIVGAIIMPHNIYLHSALVKSRHIDRAKRQEVREANKYFFIDCCIALFVSFIINTCVISVFAEAFFEKTNEQVVAVCKNSSSPHTHLFPDDNSTLAVDIYKGGVVLGCYFGPAALYIWAVGILAAGQSSTMTGTYSGQFVMEGFLNLKWSRFARVSLTRSIAIIPALLVAVFQDVEHLTGLNDILNVLQSLQLPFALIPILTYTSLRPVMSEFANGLGLRIVGGIVVLIICSINMYFVVVYVQDVGHMVLYVVAAVVSIAYLSFVFYLGWQCFIALGMSFLDSGHTRL